The Aneurinibacillus migulanus genome contains the following window.
ACGACACCTATCAGTGCCATCCCCCATACAATACCGAACAATGTCCAGCCAAGCGCTCCTTTTACGACCAGGAACAAAAACGGTGTATATGTACCCGCGATAAACAAGTAGATGGAAGCATGGTCACAAATCTCGAAAATATCTTTAACCCGCCCTTCCGGAAAGCTATGCACAAGGGTAGAAGAGACGTACAAGAGCAGCATCGTTACACCGTATATGGTAAAACTGGTCACATGCCAGGCTGTGCCTGATTCACTTGCGGCAATAATCAGCGCAACGAGAGCAATCACACTCAACACGGCGCCGATGCCATGAATAATCGCGTTTGCGACTTCTTCCTTTTTGGTAAAAACATGGGTACTTGCCATTTTCCGCATCCTTTCCGCTTTATTTCTTTTCAGTATAACCCTCTTATTACAGAATAGCCAGACGGTTTCTCCATGAGTGCATCGCGGAATGGAATGGACGTATTCAAGTGTATTTACAAAAGAGGGG
Protein-coding sequences here:
- the trhA gene encoding PAQR family membrane homeostasis protein TrhA, with the protein product MASTHVFTKKEEVANAIIHGIGAVLSVIALVALIIAASESGTAWHVTSFTIYGVTMLLLYVSSTLVHSFPEGRVKDIFEICDHASIYLFIAGTYTPFLFLVVKGALGWTLFGIVWGMALIGVVFKLFFTKKFLYLSTVLYILMGWLIIFAWKPLVTSLPTGGLVLLVTGGVLYTIGAVFYVWRMFPFHHAVWHVFVLAGTVTHFFGVFYYLLP